The genomic window GATCACCGGGAACGACCTTTCCCTGAGCGCGCCGACCGTCAATCTCTATCACGACGTTACGCTGGGCACCGGCGCGCTCAATGTCGTCGACGTGGCTGCGGGAACCAGCATCATCGGTCTGGGGCTGATTGCGGCGCCGGTCGACATCGAAGTGGCTGAACTCAATCTCGATGGCCGGATCCATACGCGCAGCTCCGTTGGCGGCGGCACCTCGCTTGCCTCGGATGCTCAGATCAATACCGACGCCGGCTTGATCAACGTGCTTTCGAACGCCGCGCTGATCAACCAGGGCGTCCAGTTCGCGCAGGCCGGCGCATTGGTCACCGTCGGTGATGGCGTCTACAATGAGAATGTGCTGGTAGACCGCGCCCTGACGCTCCAGGGCGACGGCTCGACCAATACGACGACGCTCAACGTCGGCTCCGGGACCGGGATCCTGGTCAGCGGCACCACCGGCGGCACCGTCAGCATCCAGGGCTTCCGGATCCTCGGCGGCGGCACCGGCCAGTACGGCATTCTCGCCGACGTGACGGCCGATCTCGACCAGCTTCTGGTCGACGACGTCCATATCGAGGGCTTCGTCGAGAACGGCCTGGCGGTGCAGGGCAGCCAGAGCACGCACACGGCCTCACCGATCGACTATGTCGGCATTTCCAACGCCGTCTTCATCGACAACGGCCGTACCGCGGGCGGGTCGGCCGGCCGCGGCGACCTGCAGCTGTTCTTCTTCAACGGCGACGCCGACCTGACCAATGTCGACATCACCGGCGGCGGCCAGGGCCGCTACGGCATCCAGATCCGCGGCGTCGACAGCGGCGTGTTCCCGAACGGCGTGCAGCCGATGGGCGACATCGCCTTCGAGAACGTCACCGTCGACGGCAGCTATCTGGCGCCGCTGATCGGCATCCAGGGCTATAGCGAGGTCGGCAACCTGACGTTCAACGACGTCACGATCGGCGGCGCGGGCTCGACCTCCGGCTGGGCGACGGGGCTGTATTTCGGCACCATCGGCTCGGGCGCGTTCAACCTGGGCAACACCAGCTTCGGCGAGCTGAACGGCGGCAATTCGCTGTTCATCCAGGTGGTCGGCAACGGCGGCACGCCGACGCCCGAACTGATCATCGACGCGACCGGCGCCCTGTTCGAGGGCACTCTGGCCGGCGATATGAGCGCGGCCGAGCTGGTCACGCTGGAGCAGCGGATCCTGCACTGGGCCGACGACACCTCGCGCGGCCTCGTCAACTTCGGCGCCGCCGTGGTCGACGGCGGCACCTACGCCAACAGCATCCAGCTGGCGGTCAACACGGCCGGGCTGATCAACGCCAACCAGGTGGTGGTCGGCTCCGGCACCTATGGCGGCTCGGTCGAGGTCTGGGTCGACGACCTCAAGCTCACCGGCATCGCCACGTCCGGCGGCACGCCGGTGATCGACGGCAACAGTGTCGACGCCTACAGCAACTTCGGCCCGGCCGGGGTCGGCGCCGGCCTGGTCGTCGCCGACGTGACCGGCACCTCCGGCAATGCGCCGGGCGAAGACGTCGACGGCGTCAGCGTCGACCCGTTCGTCTTCAGCGGCGCCGGCAACGGCATCGTGCTCGGCTCCGGCGCCAGCAGCGCGGTCGACAGCATCATCGACGGCAACAGCTTCACGGTGACCGGCAACGGCATCGTCCTGGCCAATGTCGGCGGCACCACCACGATCAGCAACAACGCGATCGACGTGGGCGACGTCGGCATCGCGGCCAGCGAGAGCCTGAGCGGCGACACGCTGGTCGTCACCGGCAACAGCCTGATCCGCGGCAACGACAACGGCCTGCGCTTCGACGCCAACGTCACCAATGCCATCATCCAGATCACCGACAACGCGCGGATCGAGGGTGACGGTACCGCCGACTTCAGCGACGCCATCGACTTCCGCCAGCAGGTGATCGACAGCACGGTCTCCATCACCGGCAACGACGAAGTGCTCGGCAACGACGACGGCATCCAGGTGATCGAGGGCATCCGCGGCGGCAGCTTCACCATCGCGGACAACGGCCAGATCACCGGCCGCAACGGCGACGGCATCAACCTGCTGAGCCTCAACGACGGCGCCGGTGTCGCGATCAGCGACGGGGCGGTGGTCTCGATCAGCGGCAATGCCATCGAGGGCAATGCCGACGGCGACACCAACAATCCGGGCGGCGGCGGCGACGGCGTGCTGATCTCCGGCGACGTGGTCGGCGCGGCGACGCAGGTCACCATCGACGACAACAGCATCGACGCGTTCGACGACGGCGTGCATTTCTTCGGCGCCGTCAGCGGGTCGACCGTGCACATCGGGCTGAACGCGATCCTGGCCCTCGGCACCGGCATCGATTTCGCCGACACCATCGGCAACAATGCCGACATCGACATTCTCGACAACACGATCGGCCTCGATGGAACCGAGGTGCTGAACGGCATCCTGTTCCAGCGCATCAACGCCGCGACGATCGACATCAGCGGCGGTACGATCGACAGCGCCGCCGGCAACAACGGCCCGATCGACGGCGACGGCATCAACTTCCAGCAGGGGCTGCACAGCGGCGCCAACGTCGCCATCGCCGGCGTGACCATCGTGTCCGACAGCGACGAGGCGATCGACTTCCACCAGTCGATCCGCAGCGGCGCCCAGGCGCACATCACCGGCGGCAGCTATACCGGCGGCAACAACGGCGTCGAGTTCGACCCGATCGCCGGCCTGGCCACCATCGATGGCGCGACCATCGACGGCACCGGCGCAGACAAGCGCGGCGTCAACCTGCTCGGGTCGATCACCGGCACGCTGGAGATCGCCGACAGCACCATCACCGGCACCGACGACGGCATCGGCTCCAACGACGACCAGAACAACACGGTCAGCGGCGGCACCTTCCGCGTCACCGGCAGCACGGTCACCGGCATCGGCGGCGACGGTATCGAGCTCGGCGACGTGGTGAACGGCGCGCTGGTCGAGATCAACGACAACCCGCTGGTCGCCGGCGCCGACAACGGCGTGCACTTCGTCGGCACGGTGAGCGGTTCGTCGATCGACATCAACGGCAACATCATCGATGCCGGCAACCAGGTCGGCTTGAACGGCGACGGCATTCACTTCGCCAGCACGGTCACCGACTCCCAGGTCCGCATCGGCAGCGCGCCGGGCAACGGCAACGACATCACCGTCGGCAACGCCGTTGCCGGCGGCGGCACGCTGCACGACGGCATCTACTTCGGCGGCGAGATCGGCGGCAGCACCCGCGTGCTGATCGGCTGGAACGAGATCGACGTGCTCAACACCACCGGCGGGGCGGCGACCTCGTTCGGCGACATGGGCATTCGCTTCGACGGCTTCGTGAACACCGGCGTCGCCGGCCATTCCGGCATCGGCATCGTCGGCAACACGATCAGCGCCGGCGGCGGCCAGGAAGACCGCGGCATCTCGTTCTGGAATGGGATCGGCGGCGAATCGACGGTGCGGATCGCGGACAACGTGATCGCGGCCGGCGACGACGGTATCGGCGTGTTCGACACCATCGGCGGCAACCAGAACCAGTCGCTGCGCGGCAATGCCCGCATGGTGATCGAGGGCAACACCATCGGCACCAGCGGCGCGCGCGTCGGCCTGGCCAATAACGGCGACGGCAACGGCATCGACTTCCAGTCGGTCACCGGTGCGTCGCAGGTGGTGATCGACGACAACTCGATCTTCGCCAACATGAACGCGATCGAGTTCGACAAGGTGGTCAACACCACCTTCGCCGGGCCGGGCGCGGGCATCGAGATCACCGACAACAGCAACATCAACTCGCTGCGCGAGGACGGCATCCAGTTCGCCGGCGGCGTCAGCGGGTCGAGCGTGCTGATCCAGGGCAACAATGCCGGGATCTTCGCGGCCGACCACGGCATTTCGTTCCTGGCGGCGGTGACCAACGCCACCCTGAACATCCACGACAATATCATCCAGGCCAACCTGGACAACGACGCCGTGGGCGCGGGCATCTACTTCGGCGGCACGGTCGGCGGCACCTCGGTCGTCAACATCGGCAACGGCGGCAGCGCGCCCGGCAACCAGTCGAACATCATCGCGGTCAACGCCAATGCCGGCGGCAGCGTGGCCGACAACGACGGCATCCTGTTCGTGAACCAGATCGCCGGCGACGTCGCCATCACCATCGACGGCAACCGCATCGGCTATACCGCTCCGGCGCTGGCCGGTCCGCTGGCCGAGCAGGCTGTCGGCGACGACGCGATCGAGTTCCGCGGCGGCGCCGGCGGCAACGCCGAGATCGCGATCGTCGACAACTGGATGCTGGCCGAAGACGACGGCGTCCAGTTCACCGGTTCGGTCGGCGGCAGCGCCCACATCCTGATCGGCGCCAACACCGACGGCAACCGCATCGTCGCCGGCGACGACGGCATCTCGTTCCTGTCGACGCTGACCGGCGAGGCGCTGGTCGACATCGGCTACAACACCATCAACGCCGGCTCCGACGGCATCCTGTTCCAGGGCCACGTCAACAACGCCCAGGTCAGCCCGGTGACGGAGCAGGAGCTCTACATCCACCACAACGGCATCATCGGCGACGACAACGGCATCAACTTCGCCGCAGGAATCTCCGGTTTCCGCCACGACACCCGCATCGCCCACAACAGCCTGATCCAGGGCAACGGCGAGAACGGCATCCGCATCGCCGGCGGCATCAACGACGCCGAGGTGCGCATCCTTGCCAACCACGAGATCTATGGCGACGAGGACGGCATCGACTTCATCGGCTCGGTGACGAACAACGCGCTGGTGGTGATCGCCGACAACGACAGCGTCACCGGCGACGACGACGACGCGATCGACTTCGAGAATGCGCTCAACGGCGGCAGCGTCGTGAACATCCTCGACAACCACAACATCGTCGCGGGCGACAACGGCATCGAGTTCTCGTCGATCAACGGCGCCACGGTGCTGATTGCCGGCAACAACCACGGCATCCATGCCGAGAACCACGGCATCTATGTCGGCGGCGAGGTTGCGTGGTCGGACATCGACATCCACGACAACATCATCTGGGCCAACACCGATCAGGGCCACGAGGGTGCCGGCATCTGGTTCGACGAGCAGATCCGCCACTCGACGGTCAACATCGGCGACGGCGGCCGGACCTCGGGCGCGTCGAACATCATCCAGGTCAGCCAGGCCTATGACGACGACAACGAGGGCGGCCTCGACGGCATCCACTTCGACGACTGGATCGGCGAAGGCTCCGTCATCACTATCGACGGCAACCGCATCGGCTTCTACGCCGCCAGCCTGAACGCGCCGCTCAGCCCGCGCACCATCCCGGACGACGGCATCGAGTTCCGCGGCGACATCCGCGACGACGCCGCGATCGTGATCACCGACAACCAGATCAAGGCCGACGACGACGGCATCCGCTTCCGCGGCGATGTCGAGGACTGGGCGACCGTGCTGATCGGCGGCTGGAACGACGGCAACATCATCTCGGCCGGCGACGACGGCATCGAGTTCTCGGGCCGGATCACCGACCATGCCGCCGTCGAGATCGACCGCAATGCGATCGGCTACTACTGGAACGGCTTCACCCTGGTGCCCTATGCGGTCGGCGAGAACGGCATCAAGTTCGGCGATCGCATCAACGACTGGGCCGAGGTCGACATCACCCGCAACGACATCCGCGCGGGCGACGACGGCATAGTGTTCTTCGGCGATACCAGCAATGTCGGCCACGGCGACGAGGACATCTTCATCGCCTGGAACGACATCGTCGGCGGCGAGAACGGCATCCACTTCGCCGGCGACGTCGAGGGCGGCGCCCATGACGTGATGATCGCCTGGAACCACCGCGTCGAAGGCCGCGACGGCGACGGCATCGTATTCGACGAGGGCGTCGACGGGGCCTCCGTGCGGATCCTCGACAACCACTGGATCGAGGGGTCGCGCGACGGCATCGATTTCGACGACCTGGTGCAGGACGGTGCCTTCGTTCTGATCGCCGACAACTTCAAGATCCTCGGCAACCACGACAGCGGCATCGAGTTCTCCGGTGTCGTCGACTGGAACACCGACGTCGTCATCGATGACAACAGCTTCATCGTCGGCGGCAACAACGGCATCCACTTCGGACAGCCCGACTACGAACTCACCCGGCTCGCCTTCGGCGGCTTCGGCGGCGGCTGGTCGATCGACCAGGCCGAGGTCACGATCAGCGACAACTGGCTGATCCAGGGCGAGGACGAGAACGGCATCTGGGTCGAGGGCGTCCGCGGCTCGGGCTTCGGTTTCGATTGGGACAACCCCAACCTGGCCATCGTCGACAACCACCGGATCCAGGGCCACGACAACGGCATCCTGATCTCGCGGGTGATCGAGGGCGGCTACGACTGGTACGCCGACGCCTTCACCCTGAGCGGCTGGGCGGTGGAGAACGCCGAGGTGCTGATCGCCGGCAACCACGAGATCGAAGGCAAGTGGGACGACGGCATCCAGATCCAGGGCATCCACAGCAACCTGCCGCAGGGCGGCTATGACGGTCCGTCGGACTTCGCCGCGGCCTCGTTCGGCGGCGGCTGGCTGCCGGCGACCGAGGTGACGATCGTCGGCAACGGCGAGATCGAAGGCCACGACAACGGCATCAACCTGCGCCGCGGCTTCGACCTGACGGTGTGGGACTTCTCCTATGACGGCGGCGAGACCTTCCGCGCCGCCGGTCCGGGCAGCCTGGTCGCGACCGGCTGGGACATCGACGATCTCGGCGAGCTGGCAGACCTGCTGTCGGACGGCGTATCGATCGACCTCGCGGTCAGCGCCTGGGCGATCGAGAATGCCGACGTCACCATCGCCTGGAACGACGAGATCCGCGGGCGCCACGACGACGGCATCTTCGTCGGCGGCATCCGCGCGGTCGAGCAGGGTGGGTTCATCGGCGACAATATCGCGCTGTCCGGCTACGACGGCGGCTGGCAGCCGTCGCCGAGCGCGAGCCTGGTGATCGCCCACAACGACCTGGTCCGCGGCGGCGACAACGGCATCAACCTGGGCCGCGGCTTCGACTTCAGCCTCGGCCTGCGCACCGACTACGAGAACTTCGGCTACTACTATCCGTTCGACGTCAATGTGGAACTGGATGCCTGGGCGATCGACAACGCCAGCGTCCGCATCGTCCACAACGACCGGATCGTCGGCGACGACGAGAACGGCATCCGCGTGGCCGGCGTCCGTGGCGGCAACGGCGAGACGAATCGCCCGACCGTTGCCAGCATCGGCGGTTCCGGCGGCTTCGGCCCCGACCTGCTGATCGCCCACAACGGCCTGATCCGCGGGGAGGAGAACGGGATCGCGCTGGCCCGCGGGGTCGAGTTCGGCGGCTTCGCCTATGCCTACACGTTCGACGACTCCTCGATCTACGAGGGCTATTTCGGCCTGAACCTGTCCGCCTACGCCATCGACAACGCGGCGGTCCGCATCGTCGACAACCACAAGATCGAGGGCGAGCGCGACGACGGCATCTGGGTCGGCGGCGTGCGCGACGAGAGCGTGTCGCGGTCCAGCGTGGCGCTGGCCGACATGCCCGAGTACGACCTCGACCGCACCGAGCTGGCGATCAACGGCAACGACCTGATCGTCGGCCGGGACAACGGCATCGCGCTCGACCACGGCTATCGCCTCTATGCCAATGTCGGCTTCATCTACGACGCCGAGGGCGGCTACGACGGCGGCAGCTTCCTGGTCGGCGAGCCGCTGGCGGCCGCGTCCGGCGGCTTCGGGCCCGGCTTCGACGGGTTCGACCTGGGCGGTTTCGACCTCGAGGGCGAGCTGTCGATCTACAACCTCTACGTCGAGGGCAGCGCGGTCGCCATCGACGGCGCCGAGGTCGAGATCGGTCACAACGGCGCCATCGTCGGCCATCGCGACAACGGCATCCTGGTCCGCGGCGTGTTCGACCAGCCGGAGTACATGGACGAGAAGCGCAGCGCGCTGACGCTGGCCGGCTTCCCGGCATCGTCCGACTGGAACCTCGACATCCACGACAACGGCTGGATCGTCGGCGGCCACAACGGCATCCTGATCGACCACGGCTATGCCGGCTTCGTCGGGTACTACGAGTACAACGACTACTTCGGTGCCGGCTTCGAGGCCTGGGCGATCGCGGATGCCAACGTGCGCATCGGCAACAACTGGCTGATCAGCGGCCTGCACGGCGACGGCATCCAGGTCAACGGCGTCCACGGCTCCGGCGTCAGCGCCGACCGGGCCGGCGCGCCGACGTCCGAGGACGATCCGCTCGAGGGCACGGTGCTGACCGACCCGGCGCAGCCCAACCTGCTGGTCGAGCAGAACACCTCGATCATCGGCGGCCGCGACGGCATCCACTTCGGCACAGGCTTCGGCTTCGAGTTCGACAACCGCTACGACGATGTCGGCCAGATGTCGCTGTCGAACCTGTCGACGGCGTCCTTCGGCGGCTACGACGGCGGCTTCGGCTTCGGCGGGGGCTACGGTCAGAGCGTCGACGGCGGCCTGGTGGTGATCGACCTGAACGGCGCGGCCGACTATGTCGACGGCGGCGCGCCGTACGACCCGGAGATCCCGGTGGTGCTGTCGGAGCTCGACTTCGGCGACGGCTTCGCCGGCAATCTGGGCCGTGTGGTCGGCATCCACGACGACGGCATCGACTTCGCCGGTTCGATCGACTTCGGCTCTATCGTCCAGATCCAGCGCAACATGATCACCGGATCGGGCGACAACGGCATCGAGTTCGCCAACATCGGCGGCCCGCTGTCGGTGGACAACGAGCTGATCGACACGCTGGTCTATGACGAGGAAGAGCGCGAGGCGAGCTACGTGTTCGTGCACAACAACTTCATCGTCGACAACGGCCAGCGGCTGGTCGAGGAAGAGCCCGGCGAGGAGATCGAGGACCAGGTCGAGACGCTGTCGCTGGCCGGCGGCTACGACGGCTACTCTTACGGCCGCCTGACCGGCGCCGGGATCCTGTTCGAGCAGGGCCTGGGCGACCAGGGCTTCGCCGAGGTGTTCCAGAACTACATCGCCGGCAACGGCGGCCCCGGCATCCAGATCGGCTTCGATCCGGAGACCGGCTCGCCGACCAGTGCGGTCGCCACCTTCGGGCGCGGCTTCGGCGAGGAAGGCGGCTATGACGGTCCGATCTCGGCCGACGGCCTGCTGGTGATCCACAACTACCTGCCGGGCGCGGTCGACGCCTTCGACAACCGTCCGAACGGCGGCTTCGCCATCGCCAACTTCGCCGACGAGGGCCAGGTGCTGGCGCCGGAGAACTGGTGGGGCACCGCCGCCTCGCAGGCCGCCGTCAACGCGCAGAACTTCGGCGCGGTCGACGCCAGCCTGTTCCTGGCCGACGGCGTGGACAGCAACGAAGAGCGGTTCCCGGGCCAGACCGGGCTGGGGCCGTTCGCCTTCCAGCCGGGCGATGTGGCCAGCTTCGCCACGCCGTCGCCGGACACCCTGGCCTTCCTAGCCCAGGCTCTGATCCTGTTCCTCGCCCGCCAGACACACGACTCGCAGGCACCGGGTGATGAGCTCGGGCCCAGGCCGCGGTCGGATCGCGACGCTGACAACGTTTTCGACAACGTTTTCGGCGATCCCTACGCGTACTTGACCGAGGAAGGTGGATTGGCCAGCCTTGCCCCGGCGGCGGGTGGCGGCAACTGCACGCTGACCCCGGTCGACGGCGGCCTGCGCCTGGCCTGCGGCGGCGGTGGCAGCCAGCAGCAGACCGGCGAGCAGCAGGACCAGGGCGGCCTGCCGAACCTGGAGCCGGCGGCCGGTGGCGCGGCGGCTGGTCCGGCGCTCGACCCCGGCCTGTCGCTGCAGGACCTGCTGAACATGTGGCTGTTCAACTTCGGCAGCGGCCTCGACACGCCGGTGGCCGACGGCGCGGCCGCCCCGGCGACCGACCAGGCCTCGCTCGGTACGGCGACCGGCACCCAGCTGGCGATGCTGCGCTAGGGCATCCTGCGTGAATACGGGCGCAGAAAAGGTGCTCTAACCTGTTGGAAGCGATCGACGTGTCTCCGATCGGATGGCTTCATCCGATCGGAGGTCGATCTCGATCGACGTTTACTGTCCAATTCAGCCGGCCCGGTTCACGCGAACCGGGCCGGTTTCTCTTGGGTCGGCTTCAGGCGCGTCGCGGCCGGGTCGGCGTCAACCCCAGAGCGTGTCGGCGAGCGGGCCGATCCGTTCGATGGTCCAGACCGAACCGATCCAGACGGCGCCCGTGGCCAGCGCCCGGGCAGCGCGCCTGCGCCGGTCCGCGGAGCGCCGCCCGATCCATGCGAGCGCGGTCCAGACCACCGCGACAACGGCAAGCTGGCCGCCCTCGACCCCGACGTTGAAGGCGGCGAGCCGGACGGCCGCGCCCGGCGCATCGGCGGGTGCCAGGTCGGCGAGGGCGCTGGAAAAGCCGAACCCGTGCAGCACGCCCAGCGCGGCGGTGACCACGAAGGTGCCGACCCCGTGTTGCATCGGCCGCATGGCGGCGACGCCGGCATAGACGATCGTCAGTGCGATGCCGATCTCGACGGCGGGCACGAACCAGGGATCTGCGAGGCCGACGCCGAAATAGCCGGCGGTCAG from Alphaproteobacteria bacterium includes these protein-coding regions:
- a CDS encoding filamentous hemagglutinin N-terminal domain-containing protein produces the protein MSATLLCGTALCLALAAGPALAGPEGGVVIEGDATITYGTNTVTIEQNSERVIIEWQSFDVGANESVNFIQPSELAAALNRVLSGEASVILGSLTANGQITLVNPAGIAFGASANIDVAAITATTLDIINTNFMAGDLVFDQYDDRFADASVTNDGTITVGDRGLAALVAPGVANNGIIQARTGAVVLASGTAATIDFYGDGLVNFAVTAPTQAAPVDANGNPLDALVSNSGQIYADGGTVILTAEAVGGIVDNAINMDGVIQARSIQGRDGQIALVGGDGAGAVQVAGTLDASGAEAGTAGGTVHVLGDAVALNAGADIDVSGPAGGGTALVGGSLQGGANVGSGIQYARQDSVTTIIADSGFDAGGYVPTSSIAYVDAAAEIDASATDSGNGGTAVVWADDATAFFGMVAARGGANGGDGGLVEVSGGVLGYAGSVDTSAASGNTGLLLLDPQNIVLGSINPALMAVNIGLDALSGGAFPILVVDQQALANTLFSTDVHLWATNSISTAEDIDISTARNVIIGENVITTGFPCAIIPGGCHIPIFGDAITGNDLSLSAPTVNLYHDVTLGTGALNVVDVAAGTSIIGLGLIAAPVDIEVAELNLDGRIHTRSSVGGGTSLASDAQINTDAGLINVLSNAALINQGVQFAQAGALVTVGDGVYNENVLVDRALTLQGDGSTNTTTLNVGSGTGILVSGTTGGTVSIQGFRILGGGTGQYGILADVTADLDQLLVDDVHIEGFVENGLAVQGSQSTHTASPIDYVGISNAVFIDNGRTAGGSAGRGDLQLFFFNGDADLTNVDITGGGQGRYGIQIRGVDSGVFPNGVQPMGDIAFENVTVDGSYLAPLIGIQGYSEVGNLTFNDVTIGGAGSTSGWATGLYFGTIGSGAFNLGNTSFGELNGGNSLFIQVVGNGGTPTPELIIDATGALFEGTLAGDMSAAELVTLEQRILHWADDTSRGLVNFGAAVVDGGTYANSIQLAVNTAGLINANQVVVGSGTYGGSVEVWVDDLKLTGIATSGGTPVIDGNSVDAYSNFGPAGVGAGLVVADVTGTSGNAPGEDVDGVSVDPFVFSGAGNGIVLGSGASSAVDSIIDGNSFTVTGNGIVLANVGGTTTISNNAIDVGDVGIAASESLSGDTLVVTGNSLIRGNDNGLRFDANVTNAIIQITDNARIEGDGTADFSDAIDFRQQVIDSTVSITGNDEVLGNDDGIQVIEGIRGGSFTIADNGQITGRNGDGINLLSLNDGAGVAISDGAVVSISGNAIEGNADGDTNNPGGGGDGVLISGDVVGAATQVTIDDNSIDAFDDGVHFFGAVSGSTVHIGLNAILALGTGIDFADTIGNNADIDILDNTIGLDGTEVLNGILFQRINAATIDISGGTIDSAAGNNGPIDGDGINFQQGLHSGANVAIAGVTIVSDSDEAIDFHQSIRSGAQAHITGGSYTGGNNGVEFDPIAGLATIDGATIDGTGADKRGVNLLGSITGTLEIADSTITGTDDGIGSNDDQNNTVSGGTFRVTGSTVTGIGGDGIELGDVVNGALVEINDNPLVAGADNGVHFVGTVSGSSIDINGNIIDAGNQVGLNGDGIHFASTVTDSQVRIGSAPGNGNDITVGNAVAGGGTLHDGIYFGGEIGGSTRVLIGWNEIDVLNTTGGAATSFGDMGIRFDGFVNTGVAGHSGIGIVGNTISAGGGQEDRGISFWNGIGGESTVRIADNVIAAGDDGIGVFDTIGGNQNQSLRGNARMVIEGNTIGTSGARVGLANNGDGNGIDFQSVTGASQVVIDDNSIFANMNAIEFDKVVNTTFAGPGAGIEITDNSNINSLREDGIQFAGGVSGSSVLIQGNNAGIFAADHGISFLAAVTNATLNIHDNIIQANLDNDAVGAGIYFGGTVGGTSVVNIGNGGSAPGNQSNIIAVNANAGGSVADNDGILFVNQIAGDVAITIDGNRIGYTAPALAGPLAEQAVGDDAIEFRGGAGGNAEIAIVDNWMLAEDDGVQFTGSVGGSAHILIGANTDGNRIVAGDDGISFLSTLTGEALVDIGYNTINAGSDGILFQGHVNNAQVSPVTEQELYIHHNGIIGDDNGINFAAGISGFRHDTRIAHNSLIQGNGENGIRIAGGINDAEVRILANHEIYGDEDGIDFIGSVTNNALVVIADNDSVTGDDDDAIDFENALNGGSVVNILDNHNIVAGDNGIEFSSINGATVLIAGNNHGIHAENHGIYVGGEVAWSDIDIHDNIIWANTDQGHEGAGIWFDEQIRHSTVNIGDGGRTSGASNIIQVSQAYDDDNEGGLDGIHFDDWIGEGSVITIDGNRIGFYAASLNAPLSPRTIPDDGIEFRGDIRDDAAIVITDNQIKADDDGIRFRGDVEDWATVLIGGWNDGNIISAGDDGIEFSGRITDHAAVEIDRNAIGYYWNGFTLVPYAVGENGIKFGDRINDWAEVDITRNDIRAGDDGIVFFGDTSNVGHGDEDIFIAWNDIVGGENGIHFAGDVEGGAHDVMIAWNHRVEGRDGDGIVFDEGVDGASVRILDNHWIEGSRDGIDFDDLVQDGAFVLIADNFKILGNHDSGIEFSGVVDWNTDVVIDDNSFIVGGNNGIHFGQPDYELTRLAFGGFGGGWSIDQAEVTISDNWLIQGEDENGIWVEGVRGSGFGFDWDNPNLAIVDNHRIQGHDNGILISRVIEGGYDWYADAFTLSGWAVENAEVLIAGNHEIEGKWDDGIQIQGIHSNLPQGGYDGPSDFAAASFGGGWLPATEVTIVGNGEIEGHDNGINLRRGFDLTVWDFSYDGGETFRAAGPGSLVATGWDIDDLGELADLLSDGVSIDLAVSAWAIENADVTIAWNDEIRGRHDDGIFVGGIRAVEQGGFIGDNIALSGYDGGWQPSPSASLVIAHNDLVRGGDNGINLGRGFDFSLGLRTDYENFGYYYPFDVNVELDAWAIDNASVRIVHNDRIVGDDENGIRVAGVRGGNGETNRPTVASIGGSGGFGPDLLIAHNGLIRGEENGIALARGVEFGGFAYAYTFDDSSIYEGYFGLNLSAYAIDNAAVRIVDNHKIEGERDDGIWVGGVRDESVSRSSVALADMPEYDLDRTELAINGNDLIVGRDNGIALDHGYRLYANVGFIYDAEGGYDGGSFLVGEPLAAASGGFGPGFDGFDLGGFDLEGELSIYNLYVEGSAVAIDGAEVEIGHNGAIVGHRDNGILVRGVFDQPEYMDEKRSALTLAGFPASSDWNLDIHDNGWIVGGHNGILIDHGYAGFVGYYEYNDYFGAGFEAWAIADANVRIGNNWLISGLHGDGIQVNGVHGSGVSADRAGAPTSEDDPLEGTVLTDPAQPNLLVEQNTSIIGGRDGIHFGTGFGFEFDNRYDDVGQMSLSNLSTASFGGYDGGFGFGGGYGQSVDGGLVVIDLNGAADYVDGGAPYDPEIPVVLSELDFGDGFAGNLGRVVGIHDDGIDFAGSIDFGSIVQIQRNMITGSGDNGIEFANIGGPLSVDNELIDTLVYDEEEREASYVFVHNNFIVDNGQRLVEEEPGEEIEDQVETLSLAGGYDGYSYGRLTGAGILFEQGLGDQGFAEVFQNYIAGNGGPGIQIGFDPETGSPTSAVATFGRGFGEEGGYDGPISADGLLVIHNYLPGAVDAFDNRPNGGFAIANFADEGQVLAPENWWGTAASQAAVNAQNFGAVDASLFLADGVDSNEERFPGQTGLGPFAFQPGDVASFATPSPDTLAFLAQALILFLARQTHDSQAPGDELGPRPRSDRDADNVFDNVFGDPYAYLTEEGGLASLAPAAGGGNCTLTPVDGGLRLACGGGGSQQQTGEQQDQGGLPNLEPAAGGAAAGPALDPGLSLQDLLNMWLFNFGSGLDTPVADGAAAPATDQASLGTATGTQLAMLR